The following are encoded together in the Halopseudomonas salegens genome:
- the tolQ gene encoding protein TolQ — protein MPTTVDSMYVWALVEEASVLVQLVMLTLVLASLLSWFVIIQRSTVFKQSRRALDNIEQQCQQADLLTFHAESAEAQTGASTVVQAGRHEFNRYQQQPNGNPQVVLDGVERAMQLAISREERRLGRNLPFLATVGSVSPYIGLFGTVWGIMNSFIGLSQVQQATLAAVAPGIAEALIATAIGLFAAIPAVIAYNRFAARGEEMIARYYSLAGELSANVHRQLHLGRG, from the coding sequence ATGCCCACCACAGTCGATAGTATGTATGTCTGGGCGCTGGTCGAAGAAGCCAGTGTTCTGGTGCAACTGGTCATGCTGACCCTGGTTCTGGCCTCTCTGCTGTCCTGGTTCGTGATCATCCAGCGCAGCACAGTGTTCAAGCAATCACGTCGAGCGCTGGACAATATCGAACAACAGTGTCAGCAGGCTGACCTGCTGACATTCCACGCTGAATCGGCTGAAGCCCAGACGGGAGCCAGCACAGTCGTTCAGGCCGGCCGCCATGAATTCAACCGCTATCAGCAACAACCCAATGGCAATCCGCAAGTCGTGCTGGACGGCGTAGAGCGTGCCATGCAACTGGCCATCTCGCGGGAGGAACGGCGGCTCGGGCGCAACCTGCCATTTCTTGCCACCGTGGGCTCGGTCAGTCCCTATATCGGCCTGTTTGGTACCGTCTGGGGGATCATGAATTCCTTTATCGGCCTGTCTCAGGTACAGCAGGCCACGCTGGCCGCCGTCGCTCCCGGGATTGCCGAAGCATTGATCGCTACGGCTATTGGCCTGTTTGCCGCGATTCCCGCCGTGATCGCCTACAACCGCTTCGCTGCGCGCGGTGAAGAGATGATTGCCCGCTATTACAGCCTGGCGGGGGAGCTCAGCGCGAATGTCCACCGCCAACTGCATCTGGGTCGGGGGTAA
- a CDS encoding c-type cytochrome, with amino-acid sequence MMKILMSTLSLAALLAAPVVMADDPEQLFATKACAACHALDDSQRVGPGMAAVQARYADEDQEAIVATLAGRIKNGNVGNWGQIPMPANAAITEEQAKILAEWVMTR; translated from the coding sequence ATGATGAAAATTCTGATGTCTACCCTGTCTCTGGCCGCACTGTTGGCCGCTCCAGTCGTCATGGCCGACGATCCCGAACAACTGTTTGCCACCAAAGCCTGCGCTGCCTGCCACGCTCTGGATGACAGCCAGCGCGTGGGTCCGGGTATGGCTGCCGTGCAGGCACGCTATGCCGATGAGGACCAGGAAGCCATTGTCGCCACCCTGGCAGGCCGCATCAAAAACGGCAATGTGGGCAACTGGGGACAGATTCCCATGCCTGCCAACGCCGCCATTACCGAAGAACAGGCGAAAATTCTTGCCGAGTGGGTTATGACCCGCTGA
- a CDS encoding PhoX family protein — translation MPDRQQHQDFHNAIEACDDRILNPRGLPDSFGRRQVLKGGLALSMMGLFAPLLTACQNQTGTQTSTLLGFASVAAQTSDSFDQVVVPAGYRAEPFFSWGDPVLPNAPIWRGDASEDWQAQLLQAGDNHDGMHFFPFASDPDNHGLLVINHEYINPTLHPDGATEYPHADGSRQRTLQEVLKEQAAHGISIIELKRNDSGRWQRVLGDYNRRISSLTPMRLSGPLAGDPRMCTASDPGGRDVIGTLNNCAMGVTPWGTYLACEENFHNYFVNRDPNDHAIRPEHQRYGIGNGASSRYYAWESVDPRFDATPQPEQPHQGHVNEPNRFGWVVEIDPFDPQSTPRKLTAMGRLGRECSVCSLADDGSMAFYSGDDARGEYVWKFIPDGRHDPDNPRASRALLDKGTLYAARFDADGRGHWLALIHGQGPLTAANGFPDQQAVLLNARGAADLLGATPMDRPEWVAVSPLNRDVYVSLTNNHQRGSTFALDAANPRPNNQHGQILRWSEDGGLPTALSFDWELFLLAGDAPGALDADGYPVAEELIGTIRGDSFSSPDGLAFDADGRLWIQTDADESAPHTHNMGCNQLLCADPNSREVRRFLVGPWGAEITGITWSPDYRTLWINVQHPGISYPASDGHSRPRSTTVMITREDGGIIGA, via the coding sequence ATGCCTGATAGACAACAGCATCAGGATTTTCACAACGCCATCGAGGCCTGTGATGATCGTATTCTCAACCCACGCGGGCTACCCGACAGTTTCGGTCGGCGCCAGGTCCTCAAGGGAGGTCTGGCCCTGAGCATGATGGGGTTGTTCGCGCCCTTGCTGACAGCCTGCCAAAACCAGACGGGCACACAAACCAGCACGCTGCTGGGCTTTGCCTCGGTGGCCGCCCAGACCTCGGACAGTTTCGACCAGGTCGTGGTACCCGCTGGCTACCGGGCCGAGCCCTTTTTTTCCTGGGGTGATCCGGTGCTGCCCAATGCGCCAATCTGGCGGGGAGATGCCAGCGAAGACTGGCAGGCACAGTTGCTGCAAGCCGGTGACAACCACGACGGCATGCACTTTTTCCCTTTTGCCAGTGACCCGGACAATCACGGCCTGTTGGTGATCAATCATGAATACATCAACCCCACCCTGCACCCCGACGGAGCAACCGAGTACCCGCATGCCGACGGTAGCCGTCAACGAACCTTGCAAGAGGTCCTCAAGGAGCAAGCCGCCCATGGCATCAGCATTATCGAGCTCAAGCGCAACGATTCCGGCCGTTGGCAGCGGGTATTGGGTGACTATAACCGGCGTATCAGCAGTCTGACGCCCATGCGTCTCAGCGGCCCGCTAGCCGGTGACCCGCGCATGTGCACTGCCAGCGACCCTGGCGGCCGGGACGTGATCGGCACCCTGAACAACTGCGCCATGGGCGTCACGCCCTGGGGCACCTATCTGGCCTGCGAAGAAAACTTCCACAACTACTTCGTTAACCGCGACCCGAATGACCATGCCATTCGCCCGGAGCACCAGCGCTATGGAATCGGCAATGGTGCCAGTAGCCGCTACTACGCCTGGGAATCTGTCGATCCGCGCTTTGATGCTACCCCCCAGCCAGAACAACCGCATCAGGGACATGTGAATGAACCCAATCGCTTTGGCTGGGTAGTTGAGATTGACCCCTTCGACCCGCAGAGCACACCGCGCAAGCTGACCGCGATGGGCCGCCTGGGTCGTGAATGCTCCGTCTGTTCACTGGCTGATGACGGCAGCATGGCGTTCTATTCCGGCGATGATGCGCGGGGAGAATATGTCTGGAAGTTCATCCCCGATGGCCGCCACGATCCGGATAACCCGCGCGCCAGCCGCGCATTGCTGGACAAAGGCACCCTTTATGCCGCGCGTTTTGATGCCGACGGCCGTGGCCATTGGCTGGCCTTGATCCACGGCCAGGGGCCGCTGACTGCCGCCAACGGCTTTCCCGACCAGCAGGCCGTGCTACTCAATGCCCGCGGCGCTGCCGACCTGCTCGGCGCCACCCCGATGGATCGTCCTGAGTGGGTGGCCGTCAGCCCGCTCAATCGCGATGTCTATGTCAGCCTGACCAACAATCATCAGCGCGGCAGTACCTTTGCGCTGGATGCCGCCAACCCGCGACCGAATAATCAACACGGCCAGATCCTGCGCTGGAGCGAAGATGGCGGCCTGCCGACCGCACTCAGCTTTGACTGGGAGCTTTTCCTGCTTGCCGGCGACGCACCCGGTGCACTGGATGCCGATGGCTACCCGGTAGCCGAGGAACTGATCGGGACTATCCGGGGCGATAGCTTCTCGTCACCCGATGGCCTGGCGTTTGATGCTGATGGCCGGCTGTGGATTCAGACCGATGCCGATGAGAGCGCCCCGCATACCCACAACATGGGCTGCAATCAGTTGCTGTGTGCCGACCCCAACAGCCGCGAGGTGCGCCGCTTTCTGGTTGGCCCCTGGGGGGCTGAGATCACCGGCATTACCTGGAGCCCGGATTACCGGACGTTGTGGATCAATGTGCAACACCCGGGCATCAGCTACCCGGCCAGTGACGGGCACTCACGTCCTCGCTCAACCACCGTCATGATCACCCGCGAAGATGGCGGCATCATCGGCGCGTGA
- the tolR gene encoding protein TolR yields the protein MRPPRSVLKPKAEMNVVPYIDVMLVLLVIFMVTAPMLTQGIPVELPRVAAETLDDSDPLSIVTLSIDADGQFHWNQGETVDTDSYSNSSADLQDMSARIGAVVESNPDTQVFIRADSAADYGHVASAIGALQQGGVSRLGLITEAP from the coding sequence ATGCGACCACCCCGCTCCGTACTCAAGCCCAAAGCAGAAATGAATGTAGTGCCCTACATCGATGTCATGCTGGTACTGCTGGTGATCTTCATGGTTACCGCACCCATGCTGACCCAGGGCATCCCGGTCGAGCTGCCCAGGGTAGCAGCTGAAACCCTGGATGACAGTGATCCCCTGTCCATCGTCACCCTGTCGATCGATGCTGATGGCCAGTTTCACTGGAACCAGGGTGAAACCGTCGATACCGATAGCTACAGCAACAGCAGTGCTGATCTCCAGGACATGAGCGCGCGCATCGGTGCCGTGGTCGAGAGTAACCCCGATACCCAGGTATTCATCCGTGCTGACAGCGCAGCCGACTATGGTCATGTCGCCAGTGCCATCGGGGCATTGCAGCAAGGTGGCGTGAGTCGTCTCGGCCTGATCACCGAGGCTCCTTGA
- a CDS encoding energy transducer TonB has product MTMRMALHNDSLTRQPNPYSGTALWRQWGWPACATLLVHGLALATLAVNWAPVAPAPAHAPDSVSLTLMSMPLPPPPPPPLPEAVVEPPPQPAPVTKPAPEPVVDQAAIARERRAREQERERLKEHERQQQALEREQQAERERERAREEQRRQQERQHQQALAAKAEQARLAAEQEARARQQISQYQPVRKIAPDYPRRALDHSIEGDCTVQYDVTPNGRVSQPSIVSCDDPLFERPSLRAAAAFRYEPHRVNGEAIRVPGVRNTFRYRIE; this is encoded by the coding sequence ATGACCATGCGTATGGCCTTGCACAATGACTCCCTGACCCGGCAACCGAATCCGTACTCGGGCACAGCGCTATGGCGTCAATGGGGCTGGCCTGCCTGTGCCACGCTTCTGGTTCACGGCCTGGCGCTGGCCACGCTGGCAGTGAACTGGGCTCCAGTTGCGCCCGCTCCGGCGCACGCACCTGACAGCGTCAGTCTGACCCTGATGAGTATGCCGCTGCCACCCCCGCCGCCACCACCTTTGCCGGAAGCAGTTGTCGAACCACCACCGCAGCCAGCACCGGTCACCAAGCCGGCGCCCGAGCCGGTAGTTGACCAGGCGGCGATTGCTCGTGAGCGCCGGGCCCGGGAGCAAGAGCGGGAGCGGCTCAAGGAGCACGAACGCCAGCAGCAGGCTCTTGAGCGCGAGCAACAGGCCGAACGCGAGCGGGAGCGCGCCCGTGAAGAGCAGCGGCGTCAGCAGGAACGGCAGCATCAACAGGCATTGGCTGCCAAGGCTGAACAGGCCCGTCTGGCCGCCGAGCAAGAGGCCCGGGCACGCCAGCAGATCAGCCAGTACCAGCCTGTCAGAAAGATTGCACCGGATTACCCGCGGCGGGCTCTGGATCATTCCATTGAGGGCGATTGTACCGTGCAGTACGACGTTACCCCCAATGGCCGTGTCAGCCAGCCGAGTATCGTCAGCTGCGATGACCCGCTGTTCGAGCGCCCTTCGCTACGTGCTGCAGCCGCGTTTCGCTACGAGCCACATCGGGTCAACGGCGAGGCCATTCGCGTGCCTGGCGTGCGCAACACCTTCCGCTATCGCATCGAATAA
- a CDS encoding metallophosphoesterase family protein, with product MFSMKQLVVTLVLLFAGSHALGAPATQVREPILRFVALGDAEPKPEARFPGLAAAVDDVNLLAKQEQLDFAIGVGDIAHKGTLVQYQAASHELERLSLAFYPIMGNEEHGSTVARFLEFAQRWNPELAGLEVPSYVLEFEHIAVVLASPDHGRDFADEGIAWVTEQLQALAPKPVLLVVHGAQTGVYPENPDKGITHPDFARVIRQPNLAAIISGDLHMDMPRVEHSKQIGDIHYLHIPALERTKIPDESHHTPMFRTFALYADGTLDVETFIADGSLEPIAEFDYRFRIQPWATAD from the coding sequence ATGTTCAGCATGAAACAGCTCGTTGTTACCCTTGTTTTATTATTTGCTGGCAGCCACGCGCTGGGCGCGCCTGCTACGCAAGTGCGCGAACCGATACTGCGCTTTGTCGCCCTCGGTGACGCCGAACCCAAGCCGGAAGCCCGGTTTCCGGGTCTGGCTGCCGCCGTCGATGACGTAAATCTGCTGGCGAAGCAAGAACAGCTGGATTTTGCCATTGGCGTCGGCGACATCGCCCACAAAGGGACGCTGGTGCAATACCAGGCAGCCAGCCATGAGCTGGAACGGCTGTCACTGGCGTTTTACCCGATCATGGGCAATGAAGAGCACGGCAGCACCGTGGCGCGCTTCCTGGAGTTTGCACAACGCTGGAACCCGGAACTGGCCGGCCTTGAAGTCCCGAGCTATGTGCTGGAATTCGAGCACATTGCTGTGGTACTGGCCTCACCGGACCATGGCCGCGATTTTGCGGATGAAGGTATCGCCTGGGTCACCGAGCAGCTGCAAGCCCTGGCGCCAAAGCCCGTGTTACTCGTCGTGCATGGCGCCCAGACCGGGGTTTATCCGGAAAATCCTGACAAGGGTATTACTCACCCGGATTTTGCCCGGGTGATCCGCCAACCCAACCTGGCTGCGATCATTTCCGGTGACTTGCATATGGACATGCCCAGAGTCGAGCACTCCAAGCAGATTGGCGATATTCACTATCTGCACATCCCGGCTCTGGAGCGCACCAAGATTCCCGATGAGTCACACCACACCCCGATGTTTCGGACCTTTGCTCTGTATGCCGACGGCACACTGGACGTCGAGACCTTTATTGCCGACGGCTCATTAGAGCCGATCGCGGAATTCGATTACCGCTTCAGAATACAACCCTGGGCGACTGCTGACTGA
- the phoU gene encoding phosphate signaling complex protein PhoU has translation MNKETEGFSQHISQQFNAELEEVRTQMLEMGGLVEKQINDAVNALINGDGNLAEKVRDSDQAVNQMEVQIDEECMRILARRQPAASDLRLVMSINKIIVDLERIGDEASKVAKRALHLVDEGQSPRGYVECRHIGAHVRKMVQDSLDAFARLDSDLAFAVAREDKIVDQEYKTAMRELVTFMMEDPRSIGRVLNVLWVLRSLERVGDHARNIAEQVIYLVIGRDVRYKGLKSMEATIQEDQGEVGKS, from the coding sequence ATGAACAAGGAAACCGAAGGTTTCAGCCAGCACATTTCCCAACAGTTCAATGCCGAACTCGAGGAAGTCCGCACCCAGATGCTGGAGATGGGTGGGCTGGTGGAGAAGCAGATCAATGACGCGGTCAACGCACTGATCAATGGTGATGGCAATCTGGCCGAAAAGGTGCGCGACAGTGATCAGGCGGTCAACCAGATGGAAGTGCAGATCGACGAGGAATGCATGCGCATTCTGGCCCGCCGTCAACCGGCGGCCAGTGATCTGCGTCTGGTCATGAGCATCAACAAGATCATTGTTGATCTGGAGCGGATTGGAGACGAAGCATCCAAGGTCGCCAAGCGCGCCCTGCATCTGGTCGATGAAGGTCAGTCGCCACGTGGTTACGTGGAATGTCGCCACATCGGCGCCCACGTGCGCAAGATGGTTCAGGATTCCCTGGATGCCTTTGCTCGCCTGGATAGTGATCTGGCCTTTGCTGTAGCCCGCGAAGACAAGATTGTCGACCAGGAATACAAGACTGCCATGCGTGAACTGGTTACTTTCATGATGGAGGACCCGCGCTCCATCGGTCGAGTGCTGAATGTGCTCTGGGTGCTGCGCTCACTGGAAAGGGTAGGTGATCATGCGCGCAACATTGCCGAACAGGTGATCTACCTGGTGATTGGTCGTGATGTCCGCTACAAGGGACTCAAGAGCATGGAGGCGACCATCCAGGAAGATCAGGGTGAGGTTGGCAAGTCCTGA
- a CDS encoding iron-containing alcohol dehydrogenase: MDITSYSMNWHYPTLMRVGPGRISELPKACKQLGMKAPLLVTDPGLAALPMVDAAIQSCRDAGLQAAVFSDVKGNPSSANVLNGAAALKAGNHDGVIAFGGGSAIDAAKAIALFAYQGIDLWDAFKPSNVDASKMLPVVAVPTTAGTGSEVGQASVITDEENHAKRLMFHAKLVPGIVILDPELTIGLPPKMTAATGMDALAHCLEAFCVPLFHPMAEGIALEGMRLVKENLPRATRQGTDIDARMQMLVASTMGCTAFQRGLGAIHALSHSLGAVYDAHHGTLNAIVMPYVLQTNRSAIEPEMERAARYLGLPKQNFDGMLDWVLDLRQELDIPNTLADIGIDDAQAETLGAMSVKDPSAGTNPIKLDAAQYQQLFLNALQGKL, from the coding sequence ATGGACATCACTTCTTACAGCATGAACTGGCATTACCCGACCTTGATGCGTGTTGGCCCTGGCCGCATCAGTGAGCTGCCCAAGGCCTGCAAGCAGTTGGGCATGAAAGCGCCCTTGCTGGTCACTGACCCGGGCCTGGCAGCGCTGCCAATGGTTGATGCAGCGATACAGTCATGCCGTGATGCCGGACTCCAAGCCGCTGTGTTCAGCGATGTCAAAGGGAACCCGAGCAGCGCCAACGTGCTCAACGGGGCTGCCGCACTGAAAGCCGGCAACCACGATGGCGTGATCGCTTTTGGTGGCGGTTCGGCGATTGATGCGGCCAAGGCGATTGCGCTGTTTGCCTATCAGGGTATCGACTTGTGGGATGCCTTCAAGCCCTCCAATGTCGATGCCAGCAAGATGCTGCCGGTGGTTGCCGTGCCGACCACGGCGGGTACCGGCTCTGAAGTGGGTCAGGCCTCGGTGATTACCGACGAAGAGAACCATGCCAAGCGGCTTATGTTCCACGCCAAGCTGGTCCCGGGCATTGTCATTCTTGACCCCGAGCTGACGATTGGTCTGCCACCCAAAATGACCGCCGCCACGGGTATGGACGCGCTGGCGCACTGCCTGGAAGCCTTCTGTGTACCGCTGTTCCATCCCATGGCTGAAGGTATTGCTCTGGAAGGTATGCGCCTGGTCAAGGAAAACCTGCCGCGTGCCACCAGGCAAGGTACTGATATTGATGCGCGCATGCAGATGCTGGTTGCATCGACCATGGGCTGTACCGCCTTCCAGCGTGGCCTCGGCGCGATTCACGCGCTGTCGCACAGCCTGGGGGCGGTCTACGATGCGCACCATGGCACCCTGAACGCGATTGTGATGCCCTATGTGCTGCAAACCAACCGCAGTGCCATCGAGCCAGAGATGGAGCGTGCCGCCCGTTACCTGGGGCTGCCCAAGCAGAACTTCGATGGCATGCTGGACTGGGTACTGGATCTGCGTCAGGAACTGGACATCCCGAATACCCTGGCCGATATTGGTATCGACGATGCACAGGCGGAAACCCTGGGCGCCATGTCGGTCAAGGATCCGAGTGCCGGCACCAACCCGATCAAGCTGGATGCCGCGCAATACCAGCAACTGTTCCTGAATGCCTTGCAGGGCAAGCTCTGA
- a CDS encoding phytase, with translation MFMSHKYSLLPGLMLSGLLLSACSGPSADTPETAVAATATSSHSLSPWSAVIASEHWRLVPAGSSIDRAAANSDGLWLVDSNGESIAHMPGSLAGLDLRSTRDGLILASVTTGVEQPLVVRYDSQQHGFGQPLLLPPSPYKVESLCLYRDDANNLLLFTLGEEGLGDQWLVASQHGLLAQAQHVRSLSMPPQSEFCAVDDDRHLLYVNEENVGIWAYGAHPEAELSREPVDLRQPFGSIAGSAGALSVSRGILLATDPSARQLRTYQATAEGWSSLPPLDLNVSEEPEWLSSRASDEGVDVLLVDDADGALYQTRLSDLPQSEQAATPLPTVLALVATDPVPSVGDAADDPAIWQHPEQPEHSRVLGTDKRAGLGVYDLAGRQLQFLSSGRLNNVDVRSGFRLAAETVDLAVASNRDANSLHLFSIDRSSGELTDIGQVETPLGEIYGLCMSQSPAGDIYAIVNDKDGRFLQYRLSAPNGQAHGELVREFEVASQPEGCVADDLRQRLFIGEENVAVWALDASAEADSELHKVIDVGGLVQADIEGLALYQDADHPYLVISSQGNNSYVVIDAEPPYAKRGAFRIGLNAELNIDGASETDGLEVTSSNLGGPWQQGLLVVQDGRKRMPEDNQNYKYVPWQAVADLLELP, from the coding sequence ATGTTTATGTCACACAAATACAGCCTGCTGCCCGGCCTGATGTTGAGCGGCCTGCTGCTCAGCGCCTGTTCCGGTCCCAGTGCCGACACCCCTGAAACCGCTGTCGCCGCAACAGCCACCAGCAGTCATTCACTGAGCCCATGGTCAGCGGTCATTGCGTCCGAACACTGGCGCCTGGTGCCCGCAGGCAGCTCGATTGATCGCGCCGCTGCCAACAGCGATGGCCTCTGGCTGGTCGACAGCAACGGCGAATCGATTGCCCACATGCCCGGAAGTCTGGCCGGCCTGGATCTGCGTAGCACCCGTGACGGGCTGATTCTGGCCAGCGTAACGACCGGTGTAGAGCAACCCTTGGTGGTGCGCTACGACAGCCAGCAGCATGGTTTCGGCCAGCCACTGTTGCTCCCCCCCAGCCCTTACAAGGTCGAGAGCCTGTGCCTGTACCGCGATGACGCCAACAATTTATTGCTGTTCACGCTGGGCGAGGAAGGGCTGGGTGATCAATGGCTGGTTGCCAGCCAACACGGCCTGTTAGCCCAGGCACAGCACGTGCGCAGCCTGAGCATGCCACCGCAAAGCGAATTCTGCGCCGTCGACGATGACCGTCATCTGCTGTACGTCAACGAAGAAAATGTCGGTATCTGGGCTTATGGCGCCCACCCTGAGGCAGAGCTGAGCCGCGAACCGGTGGATCTGCGACAGCCTTTTGGCTCAATCGCCGGCAGTGCCGGCGCTCTGAGTGTGAGCCGGGGCATTCTGCTGGCAACTGATCCCAGCGCGCGTCAGTTACGCACCTATCAGGCCACTGCCGAGGGCTGGTCGTCCCTGCCTCCGTTGGATCTGAATGTCAGTGAAGAACCGGAATGGCTGAGTAGCCGCGCATCAGACGAGGGTGTCGACGTTTTATTGGTCGACGATGCCGATGGTGCCCTGTACCAGACTCGATTGTCTGACTTGCCACAATCCGAACAGGCTGCCACGCCGCTGCCAACGGTTCTGGCACTGGTCGCTACCGACCCGGTACCCAGTGTCGGTGACGCTGCCGACGACCCGGCCATCTGGCAGCATCCCGAACAGCCTGAACACAGCCGTGTCCTGGGTACCGACAAACGCGCAGGTCTGGGTGTCTATGATCTCGCCGGCCGGCAACTGCAATTTCTGTCCAGTGGTCGACTGAACAATGTCGATGTCCGCTCCGGCTTTCGCCTTGCGGCAGAGACGGTCGACCTGGCCGTGGCCAGCAACCGTGACGCCAATAGCCTGCACCTGTTCAGCATTGACCGCAGCAGCGGTGAGCTGACCGATATCGGCCAGGTCGAGACACCGCTCGGAGAAATCTACGGCTTGTGCATGAGCCAGTCACCCGCCGGCGACATCTACGCCATCGTCAATGACAAGGATGGACGCTTCCTGCAGTACCGCTTGAGCGCGCCGAACGGTCAGGCCCACGGCGAGCTGGTTCGTGAATTCGAGGTTGCCAGTCAGCCGGAGGGCTGCGTTGCCGACGATCTGCGTCAGCGGTTATTCATTGGTGAGGAAAACGTCGCCGTCTGGGCCCTGGATGCCTCAGCCGAGGCTGACAGCGAGCTGCACAAGGTGATCGATGTCGGCGGCCTGGTGCAGGCGGATATCGAAGGCCTGGCACTGTATCAGGACGCTGACCACCCCTACCTGGTGATTTCCAGCCAGGGCAACAACAGCTATGTAGTCATTGATGCCGAACCGCCTTATGCCAAGCGCGGTGCCTTTCGCATCGGCCTCAATGCCGAGCTGAATATTGACGGCGCCTCGGAAACCGATGGCCTGGAGGTTACTTCCAGCAATCTGGGTGGCCCCTGGCAGCAGGGTTTGCTGGTGGTGCAGGACGGTCGCAAGCGTATGCCGGAAGACAACCAGAACTACAAATATGTGCCCTGGCAGGCAGTCGCCGACTTGCTCGAACTGCCCTGA
- the pstB gene encoding phosphate ABC transporter ATP-binding protein PstB — MSASQALGHKGEVLSLADEKIKIEVNNLELHYGNDRALNGIDLRIPEKKVTAFIGPSGCGKSTLLRCFNRMNDLVDICRITGEINMDGKNIYGRDVDVAELRRSVGMVFQKPNPFPKSIYENVAYGLRLQGVNSKRDLDEVVERSLRAAALWDEVKDRLNDNAFGMSGGQQQRLVIARAIAIEPEVILLDEPASALDPISTLKIEELINELKNDYTIVIVTHNMQQAARVSDYTAFMYMGDLIEYGDTNTLFTNPSKKQTEDYITGRYG; from the coding sequence ATGTCCGCCAGCCAGGCGCTGGGACACAAAGGCGAGGTTTTGTCGCTGGCTGATGAAAAAATCAAGATTGAGGTCAACAACCTGGAATTGCACTACGGCAATGACCGGGCGTTGAACGGGATTGATCTGCGTATTCCGGAGAAAAAGGTCACTGCGTTTATCGGCCCGTCCGGCTGCGGCAAGTCAACGCTGTTGCGTTGCTTCAATCGCATGAATGACCTGGTCGATATTTGCCGTATCACCGGCGAAATCAACATGGACGGCAAGAACATCTATGGCCGCGATGTCGATGTTGCCGAGCTTCGTCGCAGTGTCGGCATGGTATTCCAGAAGCCTAACCCTTTCCCCAAGTCGATCTACGAGAACGTGGCCTATGGCTTGCGCCTGCAGGGCGTCAACTCCAAGCGTGATCTTGATGAAGTGGTCGAACGTTCGCTGCGTGCAGCGGCACTCTGGGATGAGGTCAAGGACCGCCTGAACGACAACGCCTTCGGCATGTCCGGCGGCCAGCAACAGCGTCTGGTGATTGCCCGGGCCATTGCCATCGAACCGGAAGTGATTCTGCTCGATGAGCCGGCTTCGGCCCTTGATCCGATCTCTACCCTGAAGATCGAGGAGCTGATCAACGAGCTGAAAAATGACTACACCATCGTCATTGTGACGCACAACATGCAGCAGGCGGCGCGAGTGTCTGACTACACCGCCTTCATGTATATGGGTGATCTGATTGAATATGGTGACACCAACACCCTGTTCACCAACCCGAGCAAGAAGCAAACCGAAGACTACATCACCGGCCGTTACGGCTGA